In a single window of the Methanolobus psychrophilus R15 genome:
- a CDS encoding thiamine pyrophosphate enzyme-like TPP-binding protein: MQNTIHTTGLYALYFASIDSDVKRITAVAGFPITAVAEKFIQENDNTYDFQWFTSEKSAMETALGASVSGCRSLVLVKHVGMNLLADPLITAATHTIGAGVVILAGDDPAALGSQNEQDSRWYGKIAEVAVFDPSGPESTYECLTRAFEISEQASTPVIVRVTDRLEKSEGNIRRIARSSGSQVKLFDPSMWKLTMHGKHQRFHLESYPLLSDEAEKGHLNRVSVRGPIGIISSGTPSAIVDDFLSEDERWTEVSHLALGVVSPFPYELVTDFVKKHENILVAEESEAFIESHIRILGNVSGKETGHLPYGLVDREHIGFALENLDRVHVKEYTSIQTIAERGPKPICSDCPYMPLYNILRRLEVMVAGDMGCSIRTAPEPLGAVDTGFSLGGAISTACGFTKKGIAVIGDFGLAHSGIVGLINAVAHRSDVLVLVLQNDVAAMTGGQPTPDIKEAVRALVPELETFDIDTSVKDLGETAASKELERMIDNKMQVKGVCAIYVKCKCVRF; the protein is encoded by the coding sequence ATGCAGAACACAATACATACTACCGGACTCTATGCGCTGTATTTTGCATCGATTGACAGTGATGTAAAGCGAATAACAGCTGTGGCTGGTTTCCCAATTACTGCTGTTGCTGAAAAGTTCATACAGGAAAATGATAACACTTACGATTTTCAATGGTTCACCAGCGAGAAATCGGCAATGGAAACCGCACTTGGAGCATCAGTCTCCGGTTGCAGGTCACTCGTGCTCGTCAAGCATGTTGGTATGAACCTCCTGGCAGACCCCCTTATAACAGCAGCCACGCACACAATTGGTGCCGGTGTGGTCATCCTTGCCGGTGATGACCCCGCAGCTTTGGGGTCCCAGAACGAGCAGGACTCCAGGTGGTACGGGAAGATAGCCGAAGTTGCAGTGTTTGACCCGTCAGGCCCTGAAAGTACCTATGAATGTCTTACCCGGGCCTTTGAGATATCAGAGCAGGCAAGCACACCCGTAATAGTCAGGGTCACGGACAGGCTTGAGAAAAGTGAAGGCAATATCAGGAGAATAGCCCGCTCTTCCGGCAGCCAGGTAAAGCTCTTTGACCCGTCCATGTGGAAGCTCACAATGCACGGCAAACACCAGCGATTCCATCTGGAGTCTTACCCACTCCTCAGCGATGAGGCAGAAAAGGGCCACTTGAACAGGGTATCTGTCAGAGGGCCCATAGGGATCATATCTTCCGGCACCCCATCTGCAATCGTTGATGACTTCCTGTCAGAAGACGAGAGGTGGACAGAGGTTTCACATCTTGCGCTTGGCGTGGTATCACCTTTTCCCTATGAACTGGTAACAGATTTTGTGAAGAAGCACGAAAATATCCTTGTTGCAGAGGAGAGCGAGGCTTTCATAGAATCCCACATCAGGATACTTGGCAATGTGTCAGGAAAGGAGACAGGGCATCTTCCATACGGGCTTGTGGACAGGGAACACATCGGGTTTGCACTGGAGAATCTGGACAGAGTGCACGTAAAGGAATATACATCCATCCAGACAATAGCGGAAAGAGGGCCAAAGCCTATATGCAGCGATTGTCCTTACATGCCCCTTTACAATATACTGCGCAGGCTTGAAGTAATGGTTGCAGGGGACATGGGATGTTCCATACGCACGGCCCCGGAGCCCCTGGGAGCCGTTGACACCGGGTTCTCACTTGGAGGAGCTATCTCCACAGCCTGCGGTTTCACTAAGAAGGGAATTGCAGTCATCGGAGATTTCGGGCTTGCGCATTCAGGAATTGTGGGACTGATAAACGCAGTGGCTCACAGGTCAGATGTTCTTGTCCTGGTGCTTCAGAATGATGTCGCAGCCATGACAGGAGGGCAGCCGACACCTGACATAAAAGAAGCTGTCCGTGCACTTGTCCCTGAACTTGAGACGTTTGACATAGATACAAGCGTCAAGGACCTGGGAGAAACTGCAGCCTCAAAGGAACTGGAAAGGATGATCGATAACAAGATGCAGGTCAAGGGCGTTTGCGCGATATACGTTAAATGCAAGTGTGTGAGATTCTAA
- a CDS encoding phosphoesterase DHHA1, whose translation MQVEELEFYNRLLDYQNILYLCHRNADPDAVSSAFALSEAIGGTIGLVDGCNRVASLLIDRLKIKVVEKPDPSEYDITLVVDTSTISQLNDIKLGKYCVIDHHATTALIENADFYLHRHATSTAEMVFGILKIMGAPIMRRTALGLITGIITDTGHFKHATSETFRAVSEIVATSGVEYAEVLEMMATTPQDISMRIAMLKCATRANIERVDDWLIVDSHVNSFGGAASSMFLNIGADIALIGTSRENNVRVSGRAKREAVSAGINLGKIMEDISVNYPGTGGGHAGAAGIDVVADMDVIVEECKSRIRDILKGKPNPSICPAVLQEDHE comes from the coding sequence ATGCAAGTTGAAGAACTGGAGTTTTACAACAGACTTCTGGATTACCAGAATATTCTTTATTTGTGTCATCGTAATGCCGATCCAGACGCAGTGAGCAGTGCTTTTGCTCTTTCAGAGGCAATAGGCGGGACTATAGGGCTTGTGGATGGCTGCAACAGGGTTGCTTCTCTTTTGATAGACAGACTAAAAATCAAGGTAGTGGAAAAGCCGGATCCTTCTGAGTATGATATCACGCTTGTGGTGGACACATCCACCATTTCCCAGCTGAATGATATCAAACTGGGAAAATATTGCGTTATCGATCATCATGCTACTACCGCACTCATCGAGAATGCTGACTTTTACCTGCACAGGCACGCTACATCCACAGCCGAAATGGTGTTTGGCATCCTTAAGATAATGGGGGCGCCCATCATGCGCAGAACCGCCCTGGGCCTGATAACCGGTATCATTACCGACACGGGCCATTTCAAGCATGCGACCTCTGAAACTTTCAGAGCGGTGTCTGAGATCGTAGCTACAAGCGGAGTGGAATATGCAGAAGTCCTTGAGATGATGGCCACAACCCCGCAGGATATATCGATGCGCATAGCTATGCTCAAGTGTGCCACAAGAGCTAATATTGAGCGTGTGGATGACTGGCTGATAGTCGATTCACATGTGAACTCTTTTGGAGGGGCAGCTTCCTCAATGTTCCTTAACATAGGGGCTGATATTGCCCTTATAGGCACTTCAAGGGAAAATAACGTAAGGGTCAGTGGAAGAGCCAAACGTGAGGCAGTGAGTGCCGGTATCAACCTTGGGAAAATAATGGAGGATATCAGCGTCAATTACCCGGGTACAGGAGGCGGTCATGCGGGTGCTGCCGGGATAGATGTCGTTGCTGACATGGATGTCATTGTCGAAGAATGCAAAAGCAGGATACGGGATATACTTAAAGGAAAACCCAATCCTTCCATATGTCCCGCTGTCCTGCAGGAAGACCATGAGTAA
- a CDS encoding ribonuclease P, translating into MKLLPPTLRARSRYLAIEVISQEPVRREDLIRELFSSAGSLLGDVGSSECAIRLLAFEDSKGVVRCSYDRTGNVRAVLASITDVKGTKVILHVLGVSGTVMGATKKYLAGVDVFNPKEQSHINE; encoded by the coding sequence ATGAAGCTCCTGCCCCCTACACTACGTGCAAGGAGCCGCTATCTGGCCATTGAGGTCATCTCGCAGGAACCTGTAAGAAGAGAAGACTTGATAAGGGAGTTGTTTTCCTCAGCAGGCTCTTTGCTTGGTGATGTGGGTTCAAGTGAGTGTGCCATCAGGCTGCTTGCCTTTGAGGATTCAAAAGGGGTGGTTCGCTGCTCTTATGACCGGACGGGCAATGTACGCGCTGTGCTTGCATCCATTACTGATGTGAAAGGTACAAAAGTCATCCTCCATGTTCTCGGAGTATCGGGAACTGTTATGGGGGCAACAAAAAAGTATTTAGCGGGTGTGGATGTATTTAACCCGAAGGAACAGTCACATATAAATGAGTAG
- a CDS encoding LSU ribosomal protein L37AE, with protein sequence MAKKYTKKGRVTRSAGRFGVRYGRKDRKLVADIEEKMRMPHVCVRCARPTVSRVCTGIWKCSKCDYTFAGGTYIPQTSVGKTVSRLVRKATEQLA encoded by the coding sequence ATGGCAAAAAAATATACTAAGAAAGGGCGCGTGACCAGATCCGCAGGCAGGTTTGGTGTACGATACGGTAGAAAGGACCGCAAGTTAGTTGCGGATATTGAAGAGAAGATGCGTATGCCTCATGTATGTGTAAGGTGTGCACGTCCGACTGTAAGCAGGGTTTGCACAGGTATATGGAAATGCTCCAAATGTGACTATACATTTGCCGGCGGTACCTACATACCACAGACCAGCGTTGGGAAAACCGTTTCACGCCTTGTCAGGAAAGCCACTGAACAATTAGCTTAA
- a CDS encoding amino acid-binding (ACT) protein — translation MEDKIIKQISLFAENKPGRLANIASNFRKSGINIRAFTIAEAGDFGIIRMVVDRPDDAHEVLHSAGFTVSETNVLGVEMEDVPGGLGKIADVLGEKNINIDYAYAFVTKTEKALLILRVNDIEGAILVLKEEGIKLIDMADIQQI, via the coding sequence ATGGAAGATAAGATCATAAAGCAAATTTCCCTGTTCGCTGAGAACAAACCGGGCCGTCTTGCAAATATCGCCAGTAACTTTCGCAAGTCTGGGATCAATATAAGGGCGTTCACAATAGCAGAAGCAGGAGATTTCGGCATCATCAGAATGGTTGTTGACAGGCCGGACGATGCCCATGAAGTGCTTCATAGTGCCGGCTTCACGGTATCTGAGACCAATGTCCTGGGCGTTGAGATGGAAGATGTTCCCGGAGGGCTTGGAAAGATAGCTGACGTGCTGGGCGAGAAGAACATTAACATCGACTACGCATATGCTTTTGTCACAAAGACGGAGAAGGCACTGCTCATCCTGAGAGTCAATGATATCGAGGGAGCTATCCTTGTTCTGAAGGAAGAAGGCATCAAGCTCATAGATATGGCGGATATCCAGCAGATTTGA
- a CDS encoding phenylacetate-CoA ligase, translating into MKEYWNPWIERMPVSELEKIQEKKLSDLVNYVYRHSVFYRKRFDEAGVRPDDIKTLEDLKKLPFTYKSDLRDTYPTGMFCVPNEQLVRFHVSSGTTGKPTVVGYTQNDIDVWTTSLARAMTSIGVGRGDIVQVGYGYGLFTGGLGAHYGAEEVGATVLPVSSGNTERQIELMQDLGSTVIACTPSYFLFMNEVSNTAGVSIKNDTNMRVGIFGAEPWTEEMRTRIEESTGIKAYDIYGTSELSGPLFTECMYQDGIHIWADQFLIEVINPATGEQLPDGERGELVITTLAKEALPLIRYRIGDITVINREECKCGRTHPRIMRVLGRVDDMLIIRGINVFPGQIEAVLMKIPQVGEHFMIVVDRVNELDVMKVQIEMTDEAFSDKVNDIMALESKVSSSLKHVLNIAVKVELVEKGSLPRSMGKAKRVIDNRKL; encoded by the coding sequence ATGAAAGAGTACTGGAACCCCTGGATTGAAAGAATGCCTGTTTCCGAGCTGGAAAAGATACAGGAAAAAAAGTTAAGCGACCTGGTGAACTACGTTTACCGGCATTCAGTCTTTTACAGGAAACGCTTTGATGAAGCGGGCGTAAGACCTGACGACATCAAGACCCTGGAAGACCTGAAAAAGCTCCCCTTCACTTACAAGAGCGACCTGAGGGACACTTATCCCACGGGCATGTTCTGTGTGCCTAACGAACAGCTTGTACGCTTCCATGTATCTTCCGGGACAACAGGAAAGCCAACTGTTGTCGGCTACACTCAGAACGACATTGATGTGTGGACCACATCCCTTGCAAGGGCGATGACATCCATTGGTGTGGGAAGGGGCGATATAGTGCAGGTAGGCTATGGATACGGCCTGTTCACAGGCGGCCTTGGAGCCCATTATGGCGCAGAGGAAGTAGGAGCAACCGTGCTTCCTGTCAGCTCGGGCAACACTGAAAGGCAGATCGAGCTGATGCAGGACCTTGGATCGACAGTTATAGCCTGTACTCCATCGTATTTCCTGTTCATGAACGAGGTATCCAACACCGCGGGTGTCAGCATAAAGAATGATACTAATATGCGGGTCGGTATCTTCGGTGCAGAGCCCTGGACCGAAGAAATGAGAACGAGGATCGAGGAGTCCACAGGGATAAAGGCATATGACATATATGGTACCTCGGAGCTCAGCGGCCCCCTCTTTACCGAGTGCATGTACCAGGATGGTATACACATATGGGCAGATCAGTTCCTTATCGAAGTCATAAACCCTGCAACAGGTGAGCAGTTACCCGACGGAGAACGCGGGGAGCTTGTCATCACGACGCTTGCCAAGGAAGCCCTGCCTCTTATCAGGTACCGGATAGGTGACATCACCGTCATCAACAGGGAAGAATGCAAGTGTGGAAGGACCCATCCGCGTATAATGCGCGTACTGGGCCGTGTCGATGACATGCTTATCATCAGGGGCATTAACGTGTTCCCGGGCCAGATAGAGGCTGTTCTCATGAAGATCCCTCAAGTTGGGGAGCATTTCATGATCGTGGTGGACCGGGTCAATGAACTTGACGTCATGAAGGTCCAGATAGAGATGACCGATGAGGCTTTCAGCGACAAGGTCAATGATATCATGGCCCTCGAATCGAAAGTGTCATCCTCCCTGAAGCATGTGCTCAATATTGCTGTAAAGGTCGAGCTTGTGGAGAAAGGCAGCCTTCCGCGCTCTATGGGTAAGGCAAAGAGGGTTATCGACAACAGGAAATTATAA
- a CDS encoding DNA-directed RNA polymerase subunit P: protein MDYKCTRCKRNVEIDYEYTGIRCPYCGHRILVKERPTTIKRIKAE from the coding sequence ATGGATTACAAGTGTACGCGCTGCAAACGAAATGTTGAGATCGACTACGAATATACCGGCATCCGCTGCCCCTACTGTGGGCACAGGATACTTGTAAAAGAGCGGCCGACAACTATCAAGCGCATCAAAGCAGAGTAG
- a CDS encoding prefoldin, beta subunit — translation MSTQIPPQIQNQLAQLQQVQQQAQSLAMQKAQMESLQNESQMALEELEKLSEDAVIYRTVGELQIKTGKQETLVQLKDKVETLSLRLQSISRQEERISKRFTQLQEQLEQSMGKQAQ, via the coding sequence ATGAGTACGCAAATACCCCCACAGATACAGAATCAGCTGGCGCAGTTACAACAAGTCCAGCAGCAGGCACAATCGCTTGCAATGCAGAAGGCACAGATGGAATCTCTGCAGAACGAATCTCAGATGGCGCTTGAAGAGCTTGAGAAACTCTCAGAAGATGCTGTAATTTACAGGACGGTCGGGGAACTTCAGATCAAGACTGGCAAACAGGAAACACTTGTCCAGCTTAAAGATAAAGTGGAAACACTCTCCCTGAGACTTCAGTCTATCTCCAGGCAGGAAGAACGTATCTCTAAACGTTTTACGCAACTTCAGGAACAACTTGAACAATCCATGGGGAAACAGGCACAATAA
- a CDS encoding ribosomal RNA-processing protein RRP41/SKI6, with product MSDKPEKFIDENGLRLDGRQINEMRQMKIKIGVLSRADGSCYLEWGNNKILVAVYGPRELHPRRLQKADSALIRYRYNMAAFSVEDRIRPGPSRRSIEISKVSREAFEPVIMTHLYPGAVIDVFAEVLQADAGTRTAAINAASIALADAGIPMKSLVSACAVGKVDGQLVLDLNKAEDNYGQADLPVAMTQDGEITLLQMDGNLTQEEFKRALEMCKEGCRQIMEMQKEALRNKFADDHLPIEVPDEVVETLDVAATLEGVVEENEEAEAEVDDSSEEAVEEDPELESEVEAETGDADEYAAEEPEEADADEEILEVEEESVDLIGEEAGDEDEGVANEGSETREQ from the coding sequence ATGAGTGATAAACCTGAAAAGTTCATTGATGAGAATGGTTTACGCCTCGATGGCAGGCAGATCAATGAGATGAGGCAGATGAAAATAAAGATCGGCGTGCTTTCCCGAGCGGATGGCTCCTGTTATCTTGAATGGGGTAATAACAAGATCCTGGTGGCAGTTTATGGTCCCCGGGAACTTCATCCCAGAAGGCTGCAGAAGGCCGACTCCGCCCTTATCAGATATCGATACAACATGGCGGCTTTCTCGGTTGAGGACCGCATACGTCCGGGCCCCAGCAGAAGGAGTATTGAAATATCAAAGGTTAGCCGGGAAGCCTTCGAACCCGTCATAATGACACATCTGTATCCCGGTGCGGTAATTGATGTTTTTGCAGAGGTGCTTCAGGCGGATGCCGGCACAAGGACCGCTGCGATCAATGCTGCTTCCATAGCACTTGCTGACGCAGGGATTCCCATGAAAAGCCTTGTATCCGCGTGTGCTGTCGGTAAAGTGGACGGTCAGCTTGTACTTGACCTGAACAAGGCAGAGGACAACTACGGCCAGGCAGATCTTCCGGTAGCAATGACACAGGACGGCGAGATAACTCTGCTTCAGATGGACGGAAACCTGACCCAGGAAGAATTCAAAAGGGCGTTGGAGATGTGTAAGGAAGGCTGCAGGCAGATAATGGAGATGCAGAAAGAAGCTCTCAGGAACAAGTTTGCAGACGACCATCTGCCAATAGAAGTGCCCGACGAAGTCGTAGAAACCCTCGATGTAGCAGCCACTCTTGAAGGCGTGGTCGAGGAAAATGAGGAAGCTGAAGCAGAAGTTGATGATTCCTCAGAAGAGGCTGTTGAGGAAGATCCGGAATTGGAATCAGAGGTGGAAGCGGAAACCGGGGATGCAGATGAGTACGCTGCAGAAGAACCGGAAGAAGCAGATGCTGATGAGGAGATTCTGGAAGTGGAGGAAGAGTCTGTTGATCTCATAGGCGAGGAAGCAGGCGATGAGGATGAAGGGGTAGCCAACGAGGGAAGTGAAACTCGTGAGCAATGA
- a CDS encoding proteasome subunit alpha, with product MQMTPQMGYDRAITVFSPDGRLFQVEYAREAVKRGTTAAGVKANDGVVLLVDKRITSRLIEAESIEKIFQIDNHIGAATSGLVADARALVDRARVESQINRVSYDEPIGVEVLSKKICDHKQSYTQYGGVRPYGTALLIAGVDDSRPRLFETDPSGALLEYKATAIGAGRNTFMEIFEADYRDDMGMDAAVMLGMKALYRSTEGKVDAATLEVGLVTLKDRQFRKLTEEEVGTYVQRIRDELKDDSKDEGEKAGDQGEGTTE from the coding sequence ATGCAAATGACACCACAGATGGGTTACGACCGTGCCATTACTGTTTTTAGTCCGGATGGACGTCTTTTCCAGGTAGAGTATGCGAGAGAGGCCGTCAAGAGGGGTACGACTGCAGCCGGTGTAAAAGCAAACGACGGGGTAGTGTTGCTTGTTGACAAGAGGATCACAAGCAGGCTGATAGAAGCGGAATCAATAGAGAAGATCTTCCAGATCGATAATCATATTGGTGCTGCCACCTCAGGCCTGGTTGCAGATGCCCGGGCACTCGTGGACAGGGCAAGGGTCGAGTCCCAGATAAACCGTGTATCATATGATGAACCAATAGGTGTGGAGGTATTATCCAAGAAGATATGCGACCACAAGCAATCCTACACCCAGTATGGCGGTGTACGCCCCTATGGTACAGCCCTTCTTATTGCAGGTGTCGACGATTCCAGGCCACGCCTGTTCGAAACAGATCCAAGCGGAGCGTTGCTTGAATACAAGGCAACTGCCATCGGTGCTGGTAGGAACACATTTATGGAGATCTTTGAGGCAGACTACAGGGACGACATGGGTATGGACGCAGCTGTTATGCTTGGAATGAAGGCGCTTTACAGGTCCACTGAAGGAAAAGTAGATGCTGCAACGCTTGAAGTAGGTCTTGTCACACTCAAGGACAGGCAGTTCAGAAAGCTTACCGAGGAAGAGGTTGGAACATACGTACAGAGGATTCGTGATGAACTGAAGGATGACTCCAAGGACGAAGGCGAGAAAGCCGGAGACCAGGGAGAAGGGACAACAGAGTAA
- a CDS encoding 3' exoribonuclease: protein MSVLKKDYIYNLMLKGKRVDDRSFDQVRDIALETNVIDKAEGSAWVKYGETEVLVGVKVQAGAPFPDSAGEGVIITSLELNPLASPEFEAGPPKEGAIEMARVTDRGIRESGAIDLSKLCITKGEEVWIIFIDIHVLNDAGNIQDASSLGAIAALMTTTIPAERNGKGEDMAMPMRDTPLAITLVNIGGSLMVDPGRDEETVCDTKITIVSNQDGSISGMQKSGDGALTEEQALKAVEMACEKAAELRKVHLSNI from the coding sequence ATGTCTGTGTTGAAAAAGGATTATATCTACAACCTGATGCTTAAGGGAAAACGTGTCGATGACCGTTCATTCGATCAGGTTAGGGATATCGCACTGGAAACAAATGTTATAGATAAAGCAGAAGGTTCTGCCTGGGTGAAATATGGCGAGACAGAAGTCCTTGTAGGTGTAAAAGTGCAGGCCGGCGCGCCATTTCCTGACTCTGCAGGAGAAGGGGTCATTATAACCAGCCTGGAACTGAATCCTCTGGCTTCTCCGGAGTTTGAGGCAGGTCCGCCAAAAGAGGGCGCCATTGAGATGGCCCGTGTGACAGACAGGGGCATTCGTGAATCAGGCGCAATTGATTTAAGTAAGTTATGTATTACGAAGGGAGAAGAGGTATGGATCATCTTTATCGATATCCATGTTCTCAACGATGCTGGCAATATCCAGGATGCTTCCTCCCTCGGCGCAATTGCGGCTCTCATGACTACGACTATCCCTGCTGAACGCAATGGGAAAGGAGAGGATATGGCGATGCCTATGAGAGATACGCCTCTGGCAATCACATTGGTGAACATCGGCGGCTCTCTGATGGTCGATCCCGGAAGGGACGAGGAAACAGTCTGTGACACAAAGATCACTATCGTCTCAAACCAGGATGGTTCAATATCCGGTATGCAGAAAAGCGGTGATGGAGCGTTGACAGAGGAACAGGCACTCAAGGCTGTAGAGATGGCATGTGAAAAGGCAGCTGAGCTGCGTAAAGTTCATCTGTCGAATATATGA
- a CDS encoding exosome complex RNA-binding protein Rrp4 — MEREIVIPGQFLSENTADAGSGTYVRDGKVYSLLYGVRNAKNRISVIPFSGKYIPTSKDFVIGTVIDVTPSNWIFNIGSPYDGLLHASEYPRRVDSSQMAAIMDVGDSALLRVQDVSPAMKVELSMRERGLRPLKIGRLIEVVPAKVPRVIGHGGSMVSMLKKETNCEIFVGQNGRVWINGKDNDMDLLANAIRMIMQQSHMNGLTDRIYQFLKSEKENEKGIVSADNGSVEGPVEADSSDEAKEDQGEISEDTYRKVDALLEETDE, encoded by the coding sequence ATGGAACGTGAAATTGTAATACCTGGCCAGTTTTTGTCAGAGAATACGGCTGATGCAGGGTCCGGCACTTATGTAAGGGATGGTAAGGTCTATTCTCTTCTTTATGGTGTCAGAAATGCCAAAAACCGGATATCTGTGATTCCTTTTTCCGGGAAGTATATACCCACGTCTAAGGACTTTGTCATTGGCACTGTAATTGATGTAACACCATCAAACTGGATATTCAACATAGGTTCGCCATATGACGGCCTGCTGCATGCTTCGGAATACCCCCGGCGCGTGGACTCTTCCCAGATGGCTGCGATAATGGATGTCGGAGATTCCGCACTGTTGCGAGTGCAGGACGTGAGTCCTGCCATGAAGGTCGAACTGTCCATGCGGGAGAGAGGATTGCGTCCACTCAAGATAGGGCGTCTGATAGAGGTTGTCCCTGCAAAGGTCCCAAGAGTGATAGGGCATGGCGGATCGATGGTTTCCATGCTTAAGAAGGAAACCAATTGTGAGATATTCGTAGGCCAGAACGGAAGGGTATGGATCAACGGAAAAGACAATGATATGGATCTTCTTGCTAATGCGATCCGGATGATCATGCAGCAGTCTCACATGAACGGGCTGACCGACAGGATATACCAATTCCTGAAGAGTGAAAAAGAAAATGAAAAAGGCATAGTTTCTGCAGATAACGGCTCTGTTGAAGGCCCTGTTGAAGCGGATTCTTCGGATGAGGCAAAAGAAGATCAAGGCGAGATCTCCGAGGATACTTACAGAAAAGTAGATGCGCTTCTTGAAGAAACGGATGAATGA
- a CDS encoding putative RNA-associated protein has protein sequence MVSLDESVIARLKKGKHQFEVFVDPDTALAFRRGEKINIEDIVAVESVFSDANQGDHISESDLESAFGTTDVMEVARNIILHGELQLTKEQRKHMLEDKTRQIVTVIAQNAINPQTMTPHPRNRIEKAMEEAKVHIDLYKSVDEQVNIVMKAIRPIIPIRFEEINIAVKVPAEYAAKSYGEISKFGVLVKNEWQSDGSWVAVIKMPAGMQNDFYGLVNHLTKGDAETKIL, from the coding sequence ATGGTATCTCTTGATGAATCTGTGATAGCAAGGCTCAAGAAAGGCAAGCACCAGTTCGAAGTGTTTGTAGATCCTGACACCGCACTTGCATTTAGAAGGGGCGAAAAGATCAATATCGAAGATATAGTTGCTGTTGAATCTGTTTTCTCTGATGCCAATCAAGGGGACCATATATCCGAATCCGATCTTGAGAGTGCTTTTGGTACTACTGATGTAATGGAAGTAGCCAGGAATATAATCCTCCATGGCGAACTTCAGCTTACCAAGGAACAACGCAAGCACATGCTTGAAGATAAGACCCGGCAGATAGTCACTGTCATTGCGCAGAATGCCATCAATCCCCAGACGATGACGCCTCATCCCCGCAACAGGATCGAGAAAGCTATGGAAGAGGCAAAGGTCCATATCGATCTTTACAAAAGTGTGGATGAGCAGGTCAACATTGTGATGAAGGCCATCCGTCCGATAATACCTATAAGGTTTGAGGAGATCAACATTGCAGTGAAGGTCCCGGCAGAATACGCCGCAAAGTCCTATGGGGAAATTTCAAAGTTTGGCGTTCTTGTGAAGAATGAATGGCAGAGCGATGGTTCCTGGGTTGCTGTCATAAAGATGCCGGCAGGGATGCAGAATGATTTCTACGGACTGGTAAACCACCTGACAAAAGGGGACGCCGAAACAAAAATTCTATGA
- a CDS encoding Ribonuclease P has translation MADPGFYDLNVHCVHESGNTLEEIVAVARRLGYSGIAITNPDSVKQVVPSAILDGFEVISGVEIRTDNASKLHGIVSKFRDRVDILVVSGGSESINRAAVENPGVDLLVNISIAQDNGFNQVLAKAAGENRVAISFDIGDLIHFRGGSRVQALINYRKNLQLIRKYDVPFLLSSNARSCFDMRAPREMAALAALFGMSVEESMAGLTTIPHSIIARNRPPVGYISEGVQLVYKDANSGSIGEGDC, from the coding sequence TTGGCTGATCCCGGCTTCTACGACCTGAATGTCCACTGTGTTCATGAAAGTGGCAATACTCTTGAAGAGATTGTTGCCGTGGCCAGGCGGCTAGGGTATAGTGGCATAGCCATCACAAATCCTGATAGTGTCAAGCAGGTAGTTCCATCTGCCATTTTGGACGGGTTTGAGGTCATTAGCGGGGTCGAGATAAGGACTGACAACGCTTCGAAGTTACATGGAATCGTCAGCAAGTTTCGGGACCGGGTTGATATCCTCGTAGTCTCCGGAGGCAGTGAGAGCATCAACAGGGCAGCCGTGGAGAATCCCGGTGTGGACTTGCTGGTAAACATCAGTATTGCACAGGATAATGGTTTCAACCAGGTGCTTGCAAAGGCAGCCGGCGAGAACCGTGTGGCTATTTCCTTTGACATCGGGGACCTCATTCACTTCAGGGGTGGCAGCAGGGTGCAGGCACTGATCAACTACAGGAAGAACCTGCAGCTTATAAGGAAATATGATGTCCCTTTTCTTCTATCAAGCAATGCCCGATCATGTTTTGACATGCGTGCTCCCAGGGAAATGGCTGCACTTGCTGCATTGTTTGGAATGTCTGTGGAAGAGTCAATGGCTGGACTCACAACAATCCCGCATTCTATTATAGCAAGGAATCGTCCTCCTGTGGGGTATATAAGTGAGGGTGTACAATTGGTCTACAAGGATGCAAATTCCGGAAGCATAGGCGAGGGTGACTGCTGA